A stretch of the Schistocerca serialis cubense isolate TAMUIC-IGC-003099 chromosome 2, iqSchSeri2.2, whole genome shotgun sequence genome encodes the following:
- the LOC126457556 gene encoding PEST proteolytic signal-containing nuclear protein-like isoform X1 has product MNHSTMTKFILVLSVSPCSGSPQNGPESLPDQKEDEKDKSDDDSSKKKKFSMGFGKPSEKGNDETAKKGIQIKLGMNQKNLITTNTMKAKSQAVAAVFNDDEDDEPEEMPPEARMRMRNIGRETPTSAGPNSFGKTKQGFCDSKKIFEKTMKKAMDSSTDAAKNAE; this is encoded by the exons TGTTTCACCTTGCTCAGGGTCGCCCCAGAACGGACCAGAGTCATTGCCAGACCAGAAAGAAGATGAGAAGGATAAGTCAGATGATGACAGCTCAAAGAAGAAAAAGTTTTCTATGGGTTTTGGAAAGCCAAGTGAAAAGGGCAATGATGAGACAGCAAAGAAAGGAATTCAAATCAAACTTGGGATGAATCAG AAAAACTTGATTACAACAAATACTATGAAAGCAAAGTCACAAGCAGTAGCAGCTGTAtttaatgatgatgaggatgatgagccAGAGGAAATGCCCCCAGAAGCACGTATGAGGATGAGGAATATTGGAAG AGAAACACCGACATCGGCCGGACCAAATTCCTTTGGTAAAACAAAACAAGGTTTCTGTGAttcaaaaaaaatatttgaaaagactaTGAAAAAAGCGATGGACTCAAGTACTGATGCAGCAAAAAATGCAGAGTGA
- the LOC126457556 gene encoding PEST proteolytic signal-containing nuclear protein-like isoform X2, protein MSKRNSRGEVTKGSPQNGPESLPDQKEDEKDKSDDDSSKKKKFSMGFGKPSEKGNDETAKKGIQIKLGMNQKNLITTNTMKAKSQAVAAVFNDDEDDEPEEMPPEARMRMRNIGRETPTSAGPNSFGKTKQGFCDSKKIFEKTMKKAMDSSTDAAKNAE, encoded by the exons ATGTCGAAAAGAAACTCAAGAGGAGAAGTAACGAAAG GGTCGCCCCAGAACGGACCAGAGTCATTGCCAGACCAGAAAGAAGATGAGAAGGATAAGTCAGATGATGACAGCTCAAAGAAGAAAAAGTTTTCTATGGGTTTTGGAAAGCCAAGTGAAAAGGGCAATGATGAGACAGCAAAGAAAGGAATTCAAATCAAACTTGGGATGAATCAG AAAAACTTGATTACAACAAATACTATGAAAGCAAAGTCACAAGCAGTAGCAGCTGTAtttaatgatgatgaggatgatgagccAGAGGAAATGCCCCCAGAAGCACGTATGAGGATGAGGAATATTGGAAG AGAAACACCGACATCGGCCGGACCAAATTCCTTTGGTAAAACAAAACAAGGTTTCTGTGAttcaaaaaaaatatttgaaaagactaTGAAAAAAGCGATGGACTCAAGTACTGATGCAGCAAAAAATGCAGAGTGA